A genomic stretch from Candidatus Brocadiia bacterium includes:
- the larB gene encoding nickel pincer cofactor biosynthesis protein LarB, with translation MKKLPYKKLGFATIDTEREHRCGFPEVIFCASKTPQETAQIAREILRHSKCLLATRADAKTFKTVKIACKDAVYYAKAKIITVDRRHNKPSLKPGILIITAGTSDIPVAEEARITAEMLGHKAEVLYDVGVAGIHRVLAHNNLLKQARVLIVVAGMEGALASVVGGLVKRPVIAVPTSIGYGAHFGGITPLLGMLNSCAAGVSVVNIDNGFGAGYIASLINSLS, from the coding sequence ATGAAAAAGCTGCCATATAAAAAACTAGGGTTCGCTACAATTGATACCGAGCGAGAGCACCGCTGCGGTTTTCCTGAGGTAATATTTTGCGCCAGTAAAACCCCGCAGGAAACTGCACAAATAGCCCGTGAGATTTTACGACACAGCAAATGTTTGCTGGCCACCAGAGCCGATGCCAAAACATTCAAAACGGTTAAAATAGCCTGCAAGGATGCTGTTTACTATGCTAAAGCAAAGATAATAACTGTCGATCGGCGGCATAATAAACCTTCCCTCAAGCCGGGCATTCTTATAATAACCGCCGGCACATCGGATATACCCGTAGCCGAGGAAGCCAGAATTACAGCTGAGATGTTGGGACATAAAGCAGAAGTACTTTACGACGTCGGAGTCGCCGGAATACACCGGGTATTAGCACATAATAATCTACTGAAACAAGCTCGAGTTCTTATAGTCGTGGCCGGAATGGAAGGAGCTTTGGCCAGCGTAGTAGGCGGATTGGTTAAAAGACCGGTTATAGCCGTACCGACAAGCATAGGCTATGGCGCTCATTTCGGAGGAATAACCCCCTTGCTAGGCATGCTTAACTCATGTGCGGCCGGGGTTTCAGTCGTTAATATAGATAATGGCTTCGGCGCAGGTTATATTGCATCTCTGATAAATTCTTTATCCTAA
- a CDS encoding CFI-box-CTERM domain-containing protein, which translates to MKKTILLAVTIALFTVIPVIFASAAQSADLRLKKTTDATYTGDDVYNTTTIGQTMNEGTLNNQKIIYILSIQNDGNITSGFNVSGTGGSGDGWDIKYFNAATSSSASDITAEIVDGTWTTGSLAPNGFSREIRVEVTPDAAILGGITKEVYMTVTATSDFSKDMVKAITVCTINPKPDLYARRSYETDYIGDNTYDLSGLGQTLTQNVNNTVTLSYHIKIQNDGNTTAFNVLGVSSSGGWNIAYYDALDGGNDITANVISGGWNLSLSPTAVTEILVEVTPALSVVAGAVKNISVVVRSTDDISIGDTLIISSTCVQGAVLNLGIGARNHGNSSELVTTDRLSMLQFDVSVPTGNETVSIDQFLLTTNGTALDDDDITGIRLINDANSNGFYDSGDTVLAGPVALTVDDGTITLNLSVPLVISISQTKTCLVVYQLSSNGQPGRTLQVELTSLRAIGTYSLVSVPPLGLPLDSNIKTIADVTASTTTGTAPLAISYYAQFGTVGSALQYEWDFNYDGVNFRPAYKSYMAGDVTYTYNMPGSYAPMLRVSYFDGFVINRMISLTVLSPSGQPSITSVVTSPSPPVITAPASITFTANAAAYNGVQAFLWDFDGDNIIDLVSPTSLTNSTVVYRYVRPGNYLMNVKVEDAAGLMSSSQRVVIVNTPAQTPPTAQIVSPTSPAGIIICDSLTFIGAGTPGAGGSIAKYEWDLDGDGMFEYAGTTMNNTAFTYVHNGSFTVRLRVTETPSGLTGDATMTVNVSRPAVAGTPRLAFVQPGLKRLNKDALRSDAYGEVTIRVISLPIQNSNKIDLWYRQITDIPATLISPDFDPEPLSSDKWWNDMFSSYSIIKENITQEEFMTTLWLRRLQSGMYYETIALANFNQATLGYDDYNTLQLNKRLFLYNEPSIPEIKEDSTKMYVTLSKDCKTDICYRNEARLIVPNDGVSANTAITITTVAPAAAPAVALPDGAMQFLGVYKSLSIDSVSAFTKPIKVKLSYLDADSNGVVDGTDNVSEFTLRLYYYSESEARWYPLADQMIDRYNNMVIGNVYQPVVIGIAGQRTDIQIITGSSGPKMNRDWAFCAVATAAYGSPLAKDINILRNFRDIKLLTNPKTINWVRLYYKYSPPAADVIRNYPLLRWYTRQTLQTGINIFFAPVK; encoded by the coding sequence ATGAAGAAAACTATTTTATTAGCGGTTACAATTGCGTTGTTTACCGTCATTCCCGTCATCTTCGCATCGGCGGCTCAGAGTGCAGACCTGCGTCTTAAGAAAACTACGGATGCTACTTATACCGGCGATGACGTGTATAACACCACGACTATTGGCCAGACCATGAACGAAGGTACCCTCAATAATCAAAAAATTATCTATATACTAAGTATTCAGAACGATGGTAATATTACTTCCGGATTTAATGTCAGCGGCACGGGCGGTAGCGGCGATGGCTGGGATATAAAATACTTTAACGCCGCGACCAGTTCCAGTGCTTCGGATATTACCGCGGAAATAGTCGACGGCACCTGGACCACCGGTTCGCTTGCGCCTAACGGATTTAGCAGGGAAATAAGGGTCGAAGTCACGCCTGATGCAGCCATCCTCGGCGGCATCACCAAGGAAGTATATATGACTGTTACGGCTACGTCCGATTTCAGTAAAGATATGGTTAAGGCCATAACTGTTTGCACCATAAATCCCAAGCCCGACTTGTATGCCCGGCGTAGTTATGAAACAGATTACATCGGAGATAATACTTACGACCTGAGCGGTCTGGGCCAGACTCTGACTCAGAATGTTAATAATACCGTAACCCTTTCTTACCATATTAAGATACAAAACGACGGTAACACTACCGCCTTTAACGTGCTTGGCGTAAGTTCATCCGGCGGTTGGAATATTGCATATTACGACGCGCTTGACGGCGGAAACGACATTACCGCCAATGTCATATCCGGCGGTTGGAATCTCAGCCTGTCGCCCACGGCCGTCACCGAAATCCTTGTGGAAGTTACGCCGGCCTTGTCTGTCGTGGCCGGCGCTGTTAAAAATATCAGCGTGGTTGTTCGTTCCACGGACGATATTTCCATCGGCGACACTTTGATCATTTCCAGTACCTGTGTTCAGGGAGCCGTGCTTAACCTGGGTATCGGGGCGCGTAACCACGGTAATTCTTCCGAACTGGTTACCACTGACCGGTTATCAATGCTCCAGTTTGATGTGTCCGTTCCTACCGGGAATGAAACCGTATCCATAGATCAGTTCTTGTTGACCACCAACGGGACGGCTCTTGATGATGACGACATTACCGGTATCCGGCTCATAAACGACGCCAACAGCAACGGTTTCTACGACAGCGGCGATACCGTTCTGGCCGGGCCGGTTGCTTTAACGGTTGATGACGGGACAATTACCTTAAACCTGTCGGTGCCGCTGGTTATCAGCATCAGCCAGACCAAAACCTGTTTGGTGGTTTACCAGTTAAGCAGCAACGGCCAGCCCGGCAGGACGTTACAGGTGGAGTTGACCTCCTTGCGGGCCATCGGCACCTACTCGCTGGTAAGCGTTCCGCCGCTCGGCCTGCCTCTGGACAGCAACATTAAAACCATCGCTGATGTTACGGCCAGCACTACTACCGGCACCGCGCCGTTGGCCATATCATACTACGCCCAATTCGGCACGGTCGGCTCGGCGCTCCAGTATGAATGGGATTTTAACTACGATGGCGTCAACTTCCGGCCGGCTTATAAAAGCTATATGGCCGGTGACGTCACCTATACGTATAATATGCCGGGCAGTTATGCGCCGATGCTCAGGGTTTCCTATTTCGACGGCTTCGTCATTAACCGGATGATTAGCTTGACTGTCTTGTCGCCGTCCGGCCAGCCTTCTATTACATCAGTAGTAACATCGCCGTCACCGCCGGTCATTACGGCGCCGGCCAGCATTACTTTTACGGCTAATGCCGCGGCGTATAATGGCGTCCAGGCGTTCCTTTGGGATTTTGACGGTGATAATATCATAGATCTGGTTTCACCCACCTCGCTGACCAACAGCACCGTAGTTTATCGATACGTCCGTCCCGGTAACTATTTGATGAATGTCAAGGTTGAAGATGCGGCCGGCCTGATGTCCTCATCACAGCGGGTGGTCATTGTCAATACTCCGGCCCAGACGCCGCCCACCGCCCAGATAGTCTCGCCGACCAGCCCGGCCGGTATCATTATTTGCGACAGCCTGACCTTTATCGGAGCGGGCACGCCCGGTGCGGGCGGGAGCATCGCCAAATACGAATGGGACCTGGATGGTGACGGAATGTTTGAATACGCCGGCACCACGATGAACAACACGGCTTTTACTTATGTTCATAACGGTAGCTTTACGGTCCGCCTCCGGGTCACCGAAACGCCCAGCGGTCTTACCGGCGATGCCACTATGACTGTAAATGTCAGCCGTCCGGCCGTGGCCGGCACCCCGCGCCTGGCTTTTGTTCAGCCGGGATTGAAACGCCTTAATAAGGATGCCCTTCGGTCCGATGCCTATGGCGAGGTGACCATCAGGGTGATTTCACTGCCTATCCAGAATTCCAACAAAATAGACCTTTGGTACCGCCAGATAACCGATATTCCGGCGACCCTTATTTCACCTGATTTTGACCCGGAACCGCTATCCTCGGATAAATGGTGGAATGATATGTTCAGCAGTTATTCGATTATCAAGGAAAACATAACCCAGGAAGAGTTCATGACCACCCTCTGGCTCAGGCGGCTTCAGTCGGGTATGTATTATGAAACAATAGCGCTGGCTAACTTTAACCAGGCGACGCTTGGTTATGACGATTACAACACGCTCCAGCTGAACAAGCGCCTGTTTCTTTATAACGAGCCGTCCATCCCGGAAATCAAGGAAGACTCGACCAAGATGTATGTCACCCTCAGCAAGGACTGCAAGACCGATATCTGTTATAGGAATGAGGCGCGGCTGATTGTGCCTAACGACGGCGTTAGCGCCAACACGGCCATAACTATTACCACGGTGGCGCCGGCCGCCGCTCCGGCTGTGGCTCTGCCTGATGGCGCCATGCAATTCCTCGGTGTTTACAAGAGCTTGAGCATTGATTCGGTGAGCGCTTTCACCAAGCCCATAAAAGTCAAACTGTCTTATCTGGATGCGGACAGCAATGGCGTCGTGGACGGCACCGATAATGTTTCTGAGTTTACGCTTCGTTTGTATTATTATTCCGAGTCCGAAGCCAGATGGTATCCGCTTGCGGACCAGATGATAGACCGGTACAATAATATGGTTATCGGTAATGTCTACCAGCCGGTTGTAATCGGCATTGCCGGCCAAAGGACAGATATCCAGATAATCACCGGCTCCAGCGGGCCTAAGATGAACCGCGACTGGGCGTTCTGCGCCGTGGCCACGGCCGCCTACGGTTCGCCCCTGGCCAAGGATATCAATATCCTCAGGAATTTCCGGGATATTAAACTCTTAACCAACCCCAAGACCATTAACTGGGTCAGGCTCTACTACAAATACAGTCCCCCGGCCGCTGATGTCATCAGGAATTATCCCTTACTCCGCTGGTATACCCGGCAAACACTTCAGACCGGCATCAATATCTTTTTTGCACCTGTCAAATAA
- the tsaB gene encoding tRNA (adenosine(37)-N6)-threonylcarbamoyltransferase complex dimerization subunit type 1 TsaB, whose product MSRIIDGKISCMKALGIETSGNRGGIALLDGGKVLKEILLKKGMVHGKLLIAAIDKALKTCRWKKTDIDLIAVDIGPGSYTGLRVGLAAAKMMSYLLNIPMVGVSSLDALMQEINTKHLIACPVIDARWNQVYTAIYRKNAAGWKKVTDFMAITPSELAKLLKEYSLKYGKTDKSPNIILFGDGLLSYNNILNGLPGIESGSEKYWYPKPANIVRLGYKRWHNKQKDTYWEINPLYLRKTEAEITLKKVKK is encoded by the coding sequence ATGTCAAGAATAATAGATGGTAAGATATCCTGCATGAAAGCCCTCGGAATTGAAACCTCAGGCAACCGCGGCGGTATCGCCTTATTGGACGGCGGTAAAGTTCTCAAAGAAATATTATTAAAAAAAGGGATGGTCCACGGGAAACTCCTGATTGCGGCAATTGATAAAGCTTTAAAAACCTGCCGTTGGAAAAAGACGGATATTGATTTAATTGCGGTCGATATCGGACCCGGCTCCTATACCGGATTACGCGTCGGCTTAGCGGCAGCTAAGATGATGTCTTATCTGCTGAATATACCAATGGTCGGCGTATCATCCCTGGATGCCTTGATGCAAGAGATTAATACAAAACACCTTATAGCCTGCCCGGTAATTGACGCCAGATGGAATCAAGTCTATACCGCAATATATAGAAAAAACGCGGCCGGATGGAAGAAAGTTACTGATTTCATGGCAATCACACCAAGTGAATTAGCTAAACTGCTAAAAGAGTATAGCCTGAAGTATGGAAAAACTGATAAATCGCCGAATATAATATTATTCGGTGATGGCTTGCTGTCTTATAATAATATTCTCAATGGTCTGCCCGGCATAGAATCCGGCAGTGAAAAATATTGGTATCCAAAACCGGCTAATATTGTAAGGTTAGGTTATAAACGCTGGCATAACAAACAAAAAGATACTTACTGGGAAATTAATCCTTTATATCTGAGAAAAACAGAAGCGGAAATAACTTTAAAAAAGGTCAAGAAATAA
- a CDS encoding zf-HC2 domain-containing protein yields the protein MSGCEKIVQYLYNELSMGEKAAFESHLEICGECRSELADCKKVVGRLNNLPSYEPPKLIITRRSYGQIIFRWGAVAAGFVCLALIMHLYISNPKLTVMDSVKLEELNNIEAEIAEINDRTEVFLWNLSSSPAQSMDNSVDEINNKIKELDKEIEADLVGF from the coding sequence ATGAGTGGATGTGAGAAAATAGTTCAGTATCTGTATAATGAGCTTTCAATGGGCGAGAAAGCCGCATTTGAATCTCATCTGGAAATATGCGGTGAATGCCGGTCCGAATTAGCCGATTGTAAGAAAGTAGTAGGCAGACTGAACAATTTACCTTCATATGAACCGCCTAAGCTAATAATTACACGTCGTAGTTATGGCCAGATAATATTCCGGTGGGGCGCCGTGGCTGCCGGTTTTGTATGCTTGGCGCTAATTATGCATTTATACATATCCAATCCTAAGTTAACAGTGATGGATTCTGTTAAGTTGGAGGAATTGAATAATATTGAGGCGGAAATAGCCGAAATCAACGATAGGACCGAGGTTTTTTTATGGAATCTATCGTCTTCGCCGGCTCAGAGTATGGATAATTCCGTTGATGAGATAAATAATAAGATTAAAGAATTAGATAAAGAAATAGAAGCAGACTTGGTTGGTTTTTAA
- the lpxB gene encoding lipid-A-disaccharide synthase: MKKIMIVAGETSADLHGSNLITALKSVCKEDIKVFGLGGPKMRAAGVELLDDITAYAGTGLDPLRNLARFSDIFRQLVHAARSNRPDLAILIDFPDFNLRLAKKLKAYGIKIAYYISPQVWAWRAGRINIIRKYVDKMLVLFEFEKEFYKRYDIDVEWVGHPLLDAIKPSPVTKQEIRRSLGLPPNGLVIGILPGSRLSEFRRHFPVIAKALPLIKSSSPVRYIMGAAPNITQKMINEYMPAGHKTDISVYYGRTYDVIRAADLLIAVSGTVTLEAAIMGAPMLVIYKVSLITELVLAPLVKIKKYSIVNIVAGKEVVPELIQRQASPRRIFDTVTELIKPGRLVEISQGLAEVKRKLGLPGASIRAANAIREMITGKV; this comes from the coding sequence ATGAAGAAAATAATGATTGTCGCGGGCGAGACCTCGGCTGACTTGCACGGATCAAACCTGATAACTGCTCTGAAATCTGTTTGCAAGGAAGATATCAAGGTGTTCGGGTTAGGCGGTCCGAAAATGCGAGCCGCCGGTGTAGAACTCTTGGACGATATAACCGCCTATGCCGGAACCGGTCTTGACCCGCTTCGTAACCTGGCTCGGTTCAGCGATATATTCCGCCAGCTTGTTCACGCCGCAAGGAGCAACCGGCCTGATCTGGCGATACTCATTGACTTTCCTGATTTTAACCTCCGTCTGGCTAAAAAACTCAAGGCCTACGGCATAAAAATCGCTTATTACATCAGTCCGCAAGTTTGGGCCTGGCGGGCCGGCCGGATAAACATTATCCGTAAGTACGTGGATAAAATGCTGGTGCTTTTCGAATTTGAGAAGGAGTTCTATAAACGCTATGATATTGATGTTGAGTGGGTCGGGCATCCGCTTCTTGATGCCATCAAACCGTCGCCAGTTACAAAACAGGAAATAAGGCGTAGTCTTGGCCTTCCTCCAAACGGCTTGGTTATTGGTATCCTGCCGGGCAGCCGCCTGAGCGAGTTTCGCCGCCATTTCCCGGTGATAGCCAAAGCGCTGCCGCTTATCAAGAGTTCTTCGCCGGTCAGATACATTATGGGGGCGGCTCCAAATATTACGCAAAAAATGATAAATGAATATATGCCGGCTGGCCACAAAACGGATATTTCAGTATATTACGGCAGGACTTATGATGTTATCCGCGCCGCAGACTTGCTTATCGCTGTTTCCGGTACGGTAACGCTGGAAGCGGCCATTATGGGTGCGCCGATGTTAGTGATATATAAAGTTTCTCTTATAACCGAGTTGGTGCTGGCCCCATTGGTTAAGATTAAAAAATACTCCATTGTTAATATTGTCGCCGGCAAGGAGGTTGTGCCTGAGCTTATTCAGCGTCAAGCTTCGCCCCGGCGCATCTTCGATACCGTGACGGAACTTATCAAGCCGGGCCGGCTGGTGGAAATCAGTCAAGGTTTGGCTGAGGTTAAACGAAAGCTCGGTTTGCCCGGCGCCTCAATCAGGGCGGCAAACGCAATCAGGGAAATGATTACCGGGAAGGTATGA
- a CDS encoding lysophospholipid acyltransferase family protein: protein MLSWLSDSIWLSSSFARIFVLALGRTISIKEEHSQPARDYIFGQNKNVIFAFWHNRLLFMTYYLTTRYIRRGHNVAVLSSYSKDGEIMTQMETKLGATVVRGSSSRKSRQGLLSLYRTALGGSSPVITPDGPRGPKYQVKAGLVFLAQKTGFPIIPITYKVDRALVLNSWDNFIIPAPLSNVRVIYGDPIFIPGDITKEERVDFTEKIRQALMIGG, encoded by the coding sequence ATGTTATCATGGTTGTCCGATAGCATCTGGCTTAGTTCTTCATTCGCCCGCATTTTCGTTCTTGCCTTAGGCCGCACCATCAGCATTAAAGAAGAGCATAGCCAGCCGGCCCGTGATTATATCTTCGGGCAGAATAAAAATGTTATTTTTGCTTTCTGGCACAACCGCCTGCTTTTTATGACTTATTATCTGACCACGCGCTATATCCGGCGCGGTCATAACGTAGCCGTATTGTCCAGTTATAGTAAAGACGGTGAAATAATGACTCAGATGGAAACCAAGCTCGGGGCCACTGTCGTCCGGGGCTCATCATCTAGGAAAAGCCGGCAGGGATTGCTCTCCCTTTACCGAACCGCACTGGGTGGGTCATCGCCTGTCATTACCCCGGACGGGCCGCGCGGGCCTAAATACCAGGTCAAAGCCGGCCTGGTTTTTCTGGCTCAGAAGACCGGATTTCCGATAATACCTATAACATATAAAGTGGATAGGGCGCTGGTGCTTAATTCTTGGGATAATTTCATAATTCCTGCGCCATTGAGCAATGTTCGGGTTATTTACGGAGATCCGATATTTATTCCGGGAGATATCACTAAAGAAGAGCGCGTAGATTTTACGGAGAAAATAAGGCAAGCCCTGATGATAGGTGGTTGA
- the alr gene encoding alanine racemase has product MKKYRVWAEINLKRLAGNVKELRSKLGNGSSKKGPQILVVVKADAYGHGAVPIGKTVLENGALMLGVGDSTEAIELRQAGILEPILVLGAIIEEEIGWLISYDITPTIHSMDLVSLLNEEGKRQNKKVKVHLKIDTGMSRLGATPKHALEISKRIISLPYVELEGISSHFSSTAHSDNKEFSIQQIKLFNQTVQELEKIINKTVPFKHMANTGAIFSHPDSYNNLVRIGGMIYGVDPGTVAKAGGVFHPIMSLKSQITFIKIVPPGTPVGYNRTYVTNKRTKIATIPVGYNDGYPYQLSNKGYVLVKGQKANIIGTVTMDYIMIDVTNIADVKAGDEVVLIGKQGDGQISTEELARLVSISPYVITCGLGKRVRRVYLTQ; this is encoded by the coding sequence ATGAAAAAATACCGGGTATGGGCCGAGATTAATCTAAAAAGACTGGCCGGTAATGTTAAGGAATTACGCTCAAAGCTGGGAAACGGCAGCAGCAAAAAAGGCCCTCAAATACTGGTGGTCGTGAAAGCCGATGCCTACGGTCATGGAGCGGTCCCGATAGGTAAAACAGTCCTGGAAAACGGGGCATTAATGCTGGGGGTCGGCGATTCAACTGAAGCAATTGAGCTCAGACAGGCCGGAATACTTGAGCCAATACTTGTTTTGGGTGCTATTATAGAAGAAGAAATCGGATGGCTTATCAGCTATGATATCACCCCAACAATTCACTCAATGGATTTAGTGTCTTTATTAAACGAAGAAGGCAAGCGACAGAATAAAAAAGTTAAGGTCCATCTAAAAATAGATACAGGCATGAGCCGGCTGGGTGCTACACCAAAACACGCGCTAGAAATAAGTAAACGCATTATCAGCCTGCCTTACGTAGAACTCGAAGGTATTTCTTCACATTTTTCTTCAACCGCGCATTCTGATAATAAGGAGTTCAGCATCCAGCAAATAAAGCTCTTTAACCAAACAGTTCAGGAGTTGGAGAAAATCATCAATAAAACAGTCCCATTTAAGCATATGGCTAATACCGGCGCAATATTTAGCCATCCGGATTCATATAATAACCTGGTTAGGATAGGCGGAATGATTTATGGAGTCGACCCGGGAACCGTCGCCAAAGCGGGCGGCGTGTTCCATCCTATTATGTCATTAAAATCACAGATTACTTTCATTAAAATAGTACCCCCAGGAACGCCGGTTGGTTACAACAGAACTTACGTAACCAACAAGCGCACGAAAATAGCAACGATACCGGTCGGTTATAACGACGGTTATCCCTACCAACTTTCAAATAAAGGATACGTGCTGGTAAAAGGCCAGAAAGCCAATATTATCGGGACAGTAACAATGGACTATATCATGATTGATGTTACCAATATCGCCGATGTCAAAGCCGGCGATGAGGTCGTATTAATCGGTAAACAAGGCGACGGACAAATATCTACCGAAGAATTAGCCCGCCTGGTAAGCATATCCCCTTACGTAATAACCTGCGGCCTGGGAAAAAGGGTCAGAAGAGTTTACCTCACACAATGA
- a CDS encoding HU family DNA-binding protein, whose protein sequence is MNKQELIESMAKCQKDSKASSERWLNCALDCIASGLKKSKQVQLVGFGSFKVKTRAGRIGRNPQTGAKIQIKASRTVGFKCSKDLKKSV, encoded by the coding sequence GTGAACAAACAAGAACTTATCGAATCAATGGCTAAATGCCAGAAGGATTCAAAGGCTTCGTCAGAGAGATGGCTTAATTGCGCTCTCGATTGTATCGCCAGCGGTCTCAAAAAGAGCAAGCAGGTGCAGTTAGTTGGCTTCGGTTCATTCAAGGTGAAAACCAGGGCCGGCCGTATCGGACGGAATCCCCAGACAGGCGCTAAAATCCAGATTAAGGCCTCCAGAACAGTAGGTTTTAAGTGCAGCAAGGACTTAAAGAAGTCAGTGTAA
- a CDS encoding sigma-70 family RNA polymerase sigma factor yields MPDPENHNAFLARQDDDIELLLKYRKGRGSALEELLVRHKKSIYNFICRRTNDFSIANELIQELSLKVVENIDKFKPERAGSFRQWLYQIATNLCNDYFRHRQRARSFEAEIKTRLTGYDKEVNFEVNLETEELLARLPEEQKEVVLLKIYSGLTFQEISEIVKCPLNTVISRMHYALKTLRKNLKNI; encoded by the coding sequence ATGCCTGATCCGGAAAACCATAATGCATTTTTAGCCAGACAAGATGACGATATAGAATTACTGCTCAAGTACCGCAAAGGACGCGGTAGCGCGCTTGAGGAGTTATTGGTTAGACATAAGAAAAGCATCTATAATTTCATTTGTCGCCGGACTAATGACTTCAGTATTGCTAATGAATTAATTCAGGAGTTGTCTCTTAAGGTCGTAGAGAATATTGATAAATTTAAGCCGGAACGAGCCGGTAGTTTTAGGCAGTGGCTATATCAGATAGCCACAAACCTTTGCAATGACTATTTTAGGCATAGGCAAAGAGCCCGATCTTTTGAGGCTGAAATAAAAACACGGTTAACAGGTTATGATAAAGAAGTTAACTTTGAAGTTAACCTGGAAACGGAAGAGTTACTGGCGCGACTGCCTGAAGAGCAAAAAGAGGTGGTGTTGCTTAAGATATATTCCGGGCTGACATTTCAAGAGATATCCGAAATCGTAAAATGCCCTCTTAATACTGTTATAAGCAGGATGCACTACGCCTTAAAGACTTTAAGAAAGAATCTTAAAAATATTTAA